The genomic stretch agaatgttgtttcaacgttgtattggagttgtagaatattggttgggaaatgaccacatttcaatggtcaaatcaacgtcacaacccgacattgattaaaggtcgtgaaaaagcatgttgtttcaacgttaggtttgagttgctcaacatcaggacctgatTCGACttgttctcaacgttgtttcaatgtcttgtgcctgctgtgaTTTTAAAAGCGGTCAACAATGGGACACACCCCCGCTTGACTTGCTGTACTCCTACATTTGATGGTTTGTAGTGTGAATACATTCCACTTTCATCTTTGTCAGTTTCCCCATTTTGGCTTTCCCCCAGAAGGGAACCATCACTTTTATCCCCGTCTGTACAAGGACAACTGTGAGACCTCTACGCGGGTCTTTGTGGACCTTGATTTGTGGACTGGGGACTATTCAGGACTAATTAGGCGTTTGATTGGAGTGGACTTACTTGCGAGGACGTGCGACACTTGGCCAGGCACAGCTCAAAGATGTCCTCCACGGCAACAAAGAGATTCTGGAAGCCCTCGGCGGCGCGGTTCAGGAAGCGCTCGAGGAGAGGTTGCTGAGGATGAGATGAACACGCATCATCGTCACAAATGTCTAAGTACTGTCGGAGCAGTAAGACTCCGCCGTCACCGTTAGGGATGGAACGATTAGCGGTATTGATGCTATCGCCATTTCAAATTAAAACTAGCGTAAACCCGTGATTGATAGACGCAAATGCTAATCGCAGCCGCATAGCGCCACGAATGGGGCGGCCTCGACTCTCAGGCCACCTGTGATTAGCATGTCGCCGATCCGCCTCCACAAGCTCGGCGTTACTATCACATGCAAAAAACCCGCGCAACCTCTCGGGCGTCAAAGTATTTCTGGGCAAGCTACTGAACCCCCAGTTGCTCCCGATCCTGCGTCGTCAGCAGGATCGGGAGCGTCAAAAAACAGCATCAAAGCCCCTAATCGCTACCTAGTAGCTAGTGCCCATAGCGACGCCAGTTGCTAGCTAGCAGATTGTGCCTATAGTGCCGTTAATCACTAGGTAGTAGATAGCTCCCATACTGCCGTTAATCACAGGGTAGCAGATAGCGCCCATAGTGCCGTTAATCACAGGGTAGCAGATAGCACCCATAGTGCCGTTAATCACTAGGTAGCAGATAGCGGCCATAGTGCCGTTAATCACTGGGTAGCAGATGGCGCCCATAGTGCCGTTAATCACTAGGTAGCAGATAGCGCCGTTAATCACTAGGTAGCAGATAGCGCCCAAAGTGCCGTTAATCACTAGGTAGCAGATAGCGCCCATAGTGCCGTTAATCACTAGGTAGCAGATAGCGCCCATAGTGCCGTTAATCACTAGGTAACAGATAGCGCCGTTAATCACTAGGTAGCAGATAGCGCCGTTAATCACTATGTAGCAGATAGCGCCCATAGTGCCGTTAATCACTATGTAGCAGATAGCTCCCATAGTGCCGTTAATCACTAGGTAGCAGATAGCGCCCATAGTGCTGTTAATGACTAGCTAGAAGCTTGGGGCCATGCCGACGCTAATCGCTAACTAGCGTGCTAGTCGCTAGCTATCTTAAACGCTAACATGCATTAATGTATTTCAAACAGTTGAAATCTTTGTGTGGGTAAGTCATTTTTGAGACCGTTCAACGATACAGTGACGATAACGATACATTTTGCCGACAATAATCGTGTCACGTAATGTTTGCGGAACAAAACGGCAGaaggactaaaaaaaaaaatcccgcgaGACCTGAGCAAATCTCGTGAGACTTCAGCGAGGCGAGCATCTTCGGTGTGATGCCAGCACAGAAGGGGCGCGAGGGTGGGCGACTTGAAAGATGGCGTTACCTTGTCGGGCCGCAGGCAACAAGACACGCAGTACTTGAAAGACGGCGTTACCTTGTCGGGCCGCAGGCAACAAGACACGCTGTACTTGAAAGATGGCGTTACCTTGTCGGGTCGCAGGCAACAAGACACGCGGTACTTGAAAGATGGCGTTACCTTGTCGGGCCGCAGGCAACAAGACACGCGGTACTTGAAAGACGGCGTTACCTTGTCGGGCCGCAGGCAACAAGACACGCAGTACTTGAAAGATGGCGTTACCTTGTCGGGCCGCAGGCAACAAGACACGCAGTACTTGAAAGATGGCGTTACCTTGTCGGGTCGCAGGCAACAAGACTAGCGGTACTTGAAAGATGGCGTTACCTTGTCGGGTCGCAGGCAACAAGACACGCGGTACTTGAAAGATGGCGTTACCTTGTCGGGCCGCAGGCAACAAGACACGCGGTACTTGAAAGATGGCGTTACCTTGTCGGGTCGCAGGCAACAAGACACGCAGTACTTGAAAGATGGCGTTACCTTGTCGGGTCGCAGGCAACAAGACACGCAGTACTTGAAAGATGGCGTTACCTTGTCGGGGCGCAGGCAACAAGACACGCAGTACTTGAAAGATGGCGTTACCTTGTCGGGCCGCAGGCAACAAGACACGCAGTACTTGAAAGATGGCGTTACCTTGTCGGGGCGCAGGCAACAAGACACGCGGTACTGGAAAGATGGCGTTACCTTGTCGGGGCGCAGGCAACAAGACACGCTGTACTTGAAAGATGGCGTTACCTTGTCGGGCCGCAGGCAACAAGACACGCGGTACTTGAAAGATGGCGTTACCTTGTCGGGGCGCAGGCAACAAGACACGCTGTACTTGAAAGATGGCGTTACCTTGTCGGGGCGCAGGCAACAAGACACGCGGTACTTGAAAGATGGCGTTACCTTGTCGGGTCGCAGGCAACAAGACACGCAGTACTCGTAGACGCTGCAGCAGCCGTTGGCCAGGCAGCTTCTGCAGAAGTGCTGCCGCGTGCTGGGAGCGTTGACGTTGCAGCAGCCGTTCACCAGCAAGTCTTTCCTGTCACATACGTACCCTTGAAGAGAAAAACCCCATCTTGGTTACAGTGTGGGTGGCGAGGTCGTTCCCCCGCCACAATGGAGCCAGCGCTCACCCAGCTCGTCCGTCAGCAGCGTCTTGCCCTGGATGGAGTTCCTGCACTGGCTCATCTGCCGGCTGCTGTTGCCCAGGTTGAAGCGCACCTTCCATGGGATGCGATGGTCCGAGTCTCTAACCTCCAAGAGCGTGCGGTCCCGTATGGTCCGCTCTTCctgcgccacacacacacacacacacacacacacacacagacacacacacacacacacacacacacacacacacacagagtcaaTAAACAGTATCGCTTCCATACCAACACACAAAACATACATCGATGTCTGCTTTTTGCAGTATCATTAGTAACAATGTTACAATTTACAGAAAGTAAACAACCACTGACAGTAATTAGCTccataatagttttgacaaaactaTTGATCGAAGCTTTCTACTTGGAGAAAAGCTTCTATCAATCGTTTGATGAttgaaataaagatttataacattTCTACCACGAGGTAAAACAAGTTGACTAGAAGGAAACAGATGGTAAAAGACGGTAAATAATAATTAGAAGGCAACACAATGTAAATGGAAGGTAATAGGAGTGAATTAAAGGTAAAAGAAGGCAaaataatgggaaaaaaatgttaaatgaagaaaaaatgaggtAAATACAAGGTAAAATAAGTCAATCAAGTCAAAtaagtcaattttttttattttattttttttacattttcctgatggaactctcctgaaggaatcaataaagtactacctATCTAGTACTATCTATCAAAggaaaaagaaggtaaataaaaggtaaatgacGGATGATAAAAGCTCAAATAAAGTAAATGGAAGGTCAAAGTAGGATataaaaggtcaaataaggtAACTAGAGAGTAAAAAGGGTAAAACAAAagttaaatagaaagtaaaagCAGGGAAATAAAAAGGTGAAAGGAGGAATATAGAAGGtgaaataaaataaggtaaacaacGGTCAAAGAAAGTGATAAAAGGTACAAgtagttaaatagaaggtaaagaactttaaaaaaaagctttaaaaaatttaaatagaaggtaaataagttaattagaaggtaaaataagttagatagaaaataaaagaaagtaaataaaaggtgcAAACTAAAAAAAGAAGGTAGAAGGTACAAAGTTTAATAAATGGTAAAATatgttaaatcaatcaatcaatcaatcaatgtttatttatatagccctaaatcacaagtgtctcaaagggctgtacaagccacaaccacatcctcggtacagagcccacatataatAGAAGATAAAAAAGTAAGATCAAATAAAACAAGGTAAACAACGGTCAAAGAAAGTAATAAAAGGTACAAGTAGTTAAATAGAAGATAAATAAATGgtgaataagttaaatagaaggtaaaacgtttaataaaaggtcaaataagttaaatagaaaataaaagaaagtaaataaaaggtacaaactaaaaaagaaggtaaaagaagtaaagtaaaaggtaaaaaataaaataaaaggtcaaatatgttaaatagcagataaaaaagtgaaataaagagTAAAATGAAAGGTAAAAGAAGTTCTATAGaaggtagagtgtccgccctgagatgggtaggttgtgagttcaaaccccggccgagtcataccaaagactataaaaatgggagccattacctccctgcttggcattcagcatcaagggttggaattggggtgttaaatcaccaaaaatgattcccgggcgcggcaccgctgctgcccactgctcccctcacctcccgggggtgaacaaggggatgggtcaaatgcagaggacaaatttcaccacacctagtgtatgtgtgacaatcattggtactttaactttaacttaaataaaaggtaaaaagaaaGTAAGTAAAAGGTTAAACAATGAATGTAGAAGGTAAACAAGGTAAATGTcggtcaaagaaggtaaatagaaagtaaTGTAGGTTATggcaaatacatacatttttgtttatttcaactattgtcCCTAAAATAcatattgaggctataaagtgtgttttatcccatTACTCGAACAAACTACTCGATTACTAAAGTAATCCATAGCTGCAGCGCTAAAAACGGAACAACCAGAAtatgtcacgacatacgtcagcagccaaattagggagcttattctattatcatttatgtcaaataatatattgtggtaTATAACTTTCTCTTCTAAAGCGACACTATACATAACGCAATTGATATTTGAGGCCGTGTCCCCCATCCCTTGTAGGGTGACTTTATGAGGGTCCCCGAAAGTCTCAGCAAAGCCCTAGCCATGCTTCCTGGGCTCCACAACACAGGTGCTCCAAAtggcatgtgaccttccaattagcccacgtacagtacgcagagagcttcatggaatgggtttccatggccgagcagcagcatctaagccatacatcaccaagtccattgcaaagcgtgggatgcagtggtgtaaagcacgtcgccactggactctaaagcagtggagacgcctaaccctaaccctaaccctaaccctaaccctaacccttctctggactgatgaatcacacttttccatctggcaatctgatggaccagtctgggtttggaggttgccaggtgaacgctacatttcggactgcattgtgccgagtgtgacatttggtggaggaggaattatgttgtggggttgtttttcaggagttcactaccatgaattgattaacgtggacccagacttaaacaagttgaaaaacttattagagtgttaccatttagtggtcaattgtacggaatatgtactgtactgtgcaatctactaataaaagtctcaatcaatcaatcaatcaatcaatggccccttagttccagtggaaggaactttgaatgctccaggataccaaaacattttggacatatTCCCTACctcgtgggaacagtttggagcgggcccccaacatgactgtgcacaaagcaaggtccataaagaacaTGGGTGAcattgtggatgaacttgactggcctgcacagagtcctgacttgaacccaatataattgttttttttttcactatgctttctgtaaccaaccggactaaactcacacgcattacaaacatagcagctaaaatcatcggcctacccacacccaacatttcagatctaaaccacaggtccatcattcgactggcaaacacaatagtccaggatatgactcacccactactccaatacatcatcccactaccatcagggcgcaggtacagaactatcaaattccggagggcccgcctcgggaaaagccttatgcctgcagctatagccgacatgtctgacaagcctgtaaatgtgttggtcatgtatgatgtctttgtgttatttttgttcgtgatgtgtaatgtccaTTGTTTAAAAGTACGGTAGTGAAAAGGAATTTCCCCAAcagggtttgggggaacctgcttgtcgtgacggagcggttgttgctggacacgcgacggactcttgggagaagaaggagtgcagCGTGCCTGGCGACCATTTTTCAGTGGatgacgtgaagatatctacctaatCGGAATTacgacaacaggacatctgctgattggagtaagcgttgctctggtttgtccacaaattggaagtcgctggcagtcttcaaagtagcccaaagctgccacaaatgattggaggatgcgggaagaactgtggacacttgtgatttggatcacatcggactgtctgccctgcaggatgaatttgaggaccagtcatagacaatttagagtgaaaagcaaattttattttcactcgtatacaaaacattctaacttggattgtttccctggcttggagactctcccgaaggacagtgcggaaaagacacaacaaactcccttcttgtctctcatggacacacacctgttgttgttgactttggactgactatcggctgcacgacatcaaggccgcggaacagagacacgcggcaggcttacacacacacacgcatccacaaaaatatacgccacacacatataccccacccccaaatccaacgccctcgacgcaaatcccataggggtgatggaaggatgggcagcacctgaagagctgcagcctaccaccatggccccccactccctcccctctgttgctagatatctcgagatgtacgttgtaatatgtacatctgctttgctatggaggttttttccttaggagcccagtctagattgtattttttttactcatccttccccagcgttgaccttgttcccatcttttacggggcgccttgtggcgaccgatcagcgttcctgtttgtttgtctcatcttgaacgggtttgtgctgaaaacaaagtttcgttgtacttgtgcaatgacaataaagacctatcctatcctatcctatcctaggtggccaaatacgtttggcaatatagtgtatgtttacaTCATCTCTAGTATGACACATGGTTTTAAAGTGGATCATGTTGGACTGTGTACCTGTTTGAGTGTGCTGGTGAGGAAGTAGATGAGCGACAGCCCGAAGACGACCCCCAGCACCCAGCGCTTCCTCAGCAGCCGCCGCAGCAGCATCATGGCCCGCCTAGGACTTGGACGCCACACCGCTGCAGCACATCAACACTCCCGGTGCACACTTCTGTCTCAGCAGCGTGTGCTGAAGCTagcttgcacaacactgatgtgACACATTACATGACTTGTTATTAGCCCATGCTGCTTTATAAATGTGCACATTTAAGCATGTTTTCCCCAAACAAAGCGATTACTTGGGGCCTGTTGTTAGCCTGCTAGCTAAACACTTACAAACGCGCACCACCTCCCGCTCAAATGACTTTAAACCCCAACGactacaaaaatgaaaaaaaacgctTACGATAAAGCGATTTTCTAACAAAACCAAATGTTACATATAACTTAATAAACAACTATAATGTGTTAATAACGCCGGCGTACACAATCCCGCACAACGGTGATTGGTCGCTACGTGATTACGTCACCCCGGAAGTTGccagtcatttttatttttttaatttatttttgaattttataaacctttatttataaattgcaaaatttaaaaacaattgataaataataatactcgttttcacagctttttggttgtaagTTGCCACTCATAGCTGTGATTCGTCGTAACGTGATTACGTCCCCCCGGAAGTTGAcagtcttttttattttatttttttattttacaaacctttatttataacatttacaaacaattgagaaataataatactcgttttcacagctttttggttgtaagTTGCCAATCATAACTGTAAATTCGTCGTAACGTGATTACGTCACCCCGGAAgttgccaaaaaaacaaaaacacttgagCGGAAAAGCGTCGGTCACAGCAACAATCAAGCTATCTTACCCAATTAACAATGAAAAGCGTCGGAGGGAGACTCCTCGAACACATTAAGGTACATTTAAGTGACGTATGGTTGCtttaaatcatgtatatatgacagatAGTGTCTTCTATCAGGGCATGTGCTGAGAGGCGGGGTGCCATGCAGAGGAGACATAGCAGCAACACGGATGGCATGCCCTCAGAAAGGTGGGCCCCGGATGTATTTACCTCCAAGAAAAAAATggactgatgatgatgatgatggtttgGTGTGTTCAGGAGCCGTAGCCAAACCTTGGGATCGGAGAGCAGCCTGGATGAGGGCGGCGCCTTCGACTGCCTGAAGCCCGACTCGCCCACGTCCCCCCAGCAGATCTTCTCCGGCTTGGTGGGGGTCCCCTGTGGCGGCGTCTCCTCTGCCCAGTTCCAGGCGGCGACTTTAGTCCTGGGCTCTCCCCCGGAGGTTTTCATCCAGATGACGGCGTCGTCACGGGAAGAAGGCGGCGGTGGCGGCGGCACCCGCCGCACCGAGGTGGCCCCGTTCCTCCCTCGCccgccccaccaccaccaccaccatttcCACCACCCGCCCCTGCAGCACAGGACCCCCTCGCTGCTCCAGCAGGCCACCGCGGCGGCCGGCTCGGAGAGGCACGGCTCCAGGGAGGAGGGCGGCCAGGAGGACCCGTCCACGCCGGCGCCGGCCTTGTCGGAGCTGAAGGCGGTGGTCACCTGGCTGCAGAGGGGCTTCCCTTTCATCCTAATCCTCCTGGCCAAAGTCTGCTTTCAACATAAGCTCGGTAAAGCGGCGCCACGATGTTGCAACGTGGCTTCCGTGCCCGCTGATGTTGTGGTTTGTG from Entelurus aequoreus isolate RoL-2023_Sb linkage group LG17, RoL_Eaeq_v1.1, whole genome shotgun sequence encodes the following:
- the spring1 gene encoding SREBP regulating gene protein, with translation MMLLRRLLRKRWVLGVVFGLSLIYFLTSTLKQEERTIRDRTLLEVRDSDHRIPWKVRFNLGNSSRQMSQCRNSIQGKTLLTDELGYVCDRKDLLVNGCCNVNAPSTRQHFCRSCLANGCCSVYEYCVSCCLRPDKQPLLERFLNRAAEGFQNLFVAVEDIFELCLAKCRTSSQSVQHENTYRNPQAKYCYGESPPELLVV